The sequence below is a genomic window from Brevibacillus agri.
GCGCAGGCGCTGCTGCAAATAAACCGGAAACCCGGTTCGCGTCGGGAAATAGTTGGGAAACGACGGGGCGGCAATCGGCTGAATCCCGATCGCGAGGAAGTGATCTTGCAAAAACAGCTTGCTCGCGATCGCCACGCGCTGGCCCGCCTGCTTCATGTAAATTTGCGGCGACAAGCCTTCCCGCTTTTTGAATAGACGGCTGAAATAAAGCTCATCCGAAAAGCCGACACTGCGGGCCACGTCTTTGACGCGATTGGCGGAAGAAGACGAGGACAGCATCGCCTTCGCCTCCTCCATCCTAAGCTGCGTCAAATACTCCCCCGGCGTCATCCCGACTGCCCGCTTGAACGCCCGGCAGTAGGAGCTTGGCGTCAACCCGGCCAGCTTGGGCAAGGCCCCGAGGTCCAAAGCCTCGCGAAAATGCTTTTTCATGTAGTCAATCGTCGCGGCAACGGAGCTGTCCCCGCCTTTTGCCCGAGCGCTTCGCTCCTCGCAAGCCGTGGCGAGCAAGTCGTAAAACAACGACTGGGCGCGCAGATGCAGGCATTCGTCCGCTTCTTGCCCCAAGCGGTACAACTCCTCCAGCTTCGTCACAAAAGCGGATGCGGACGCGACAGGAAACACTTCTGCTCCCGCCGCTTCCCCCGCCAGCCGCTTCTGTGCGCCGGGTGCTGCCGCTTGCTTGCCGCCTGCTGGCGATGCCGCGTCGATCCGCGTATAGTGCAGCCGATACATCTGCAGCGGTCCCGAGGGAACGGACAGCTCGTCAATGCGCATCGCAGGAGTCAGCATGATGAGCGTGCCCGCCTCGATTCCATGCTTTTTGCCATTGACGGTAATCTCTCCGCTGCCTTCTGCCACATAGCAGAGGACGTATTCTTCCAGTCGCAGTTGCCGCAGACGAAAGCCTCTTTTCAACCGCTGCTTGCGAAAAGCAGTCCATACATAAGCATGACAACCCCGGCTGTTCCTCATCAGACTCACATCCTTGCTTTCGTCATTATCTGTACAAGAAAAAAGTAGCCAAGCGTCGGTGCAGCCGCCTGTACTACTCCTTTTTTGTTCGATCATGCTGGATCGCATCTCTGTCTACGATTGTCGTACTTTTGCCGCACGGAACATCAGCAGGAACAAATACGGCGCACCCAACAGCGCAACCACGATGCCTGACGGGATGTCTTTTGGAATCATCACGACTCTCCCGAGCAAGTCGGAGGCGGCCAGCAAGACCGCGCCCAACAGCGCGGAGACGACGACTGCCCTGCGGTGGTGAGCCCCGACCAGCAAGCGTGCCGCATGCGGCGCGAGCAAGCCGATAAACCCTACAGCCCCGACGCTGGCAACAGCCGCCGAAGCGAGCAGCACCGCAATGACCGCTACAGCGAGTCGCGTCCGGCGAACTTGCAAGCCCAAGCCAATCGAGCTTTCATCGTTAAAGGCGAGCAGGTCCACGCGGCGTCCCAGCCACCAGGCGAGCGGAGTCAGCACGAGGATCGCGGGCAGCAGTCGGCTTATTTCCGTCCAGCCGCGTCCGTATGTGCTGCCTGCCATCCAGGCGAGCGCCGGTGCAGCCAAAAGCTGTGCTTTTACGATCAAAATATTGATAAAAGCGGCGCCTGCTGCGGCAACCGCGATCCCGACCAGAGTGAGAATGATCGGGTTCAAGCCCCTCCGCCACGAAACGGCGTACACAATCGTGGCAGAGACAATCCCTCCGAGCATGGCTCCCAGCGGCATCCACGCGGAAAACTGCGGGAACACGAGCAGCAGCAGGATGGCTCCCACGCTCGCACCGCTGGTCACCCCGACGATTTGCGGATCAGCGAGCGGGTTGCGCACGGCGCTTTGCATGAGGCTACCGCTGATCGCCAAGGCCACTCCCGCCAGCATCGCGGTCAAAAGCCGCGGCATCCGCAGCTCGAACAGAAGCTGGCTGTACATCTCGTTTCCTTGTCCCATGAAAACGGCGATGATTTCCGCCCAAGGCAAATACAGATTCCCGATTGCCAGGCCGGACATCCAGACGAGGACGAGCAGCACGCACAAGATGACGACGACGATCGGATACGGAACTTTGCGCTGCCAGCCGCCTACGCTCATCGAGGTCTGCGCCCCGGAGCCTGTGCCTCCGCTCAGCTTGCGGGATACCCGCATCGCCAGCCAGATCAGCCACGGCCCGCCAATCGCCGCCGTAATCGCACCTGCAGGCAGCTCGCCGTACGCATTGATAAACGTGCGTGAGATCGTGTCAGAGACAACGAGCAGCGCCGCCCCCCAGATCGCACTGATCGGCAAAAGCCAGATGTGTCTTGTCAGCCCGCTGAGCCGCACCAGATGCGGTGCCACCAGCCCGATAAAGCCGATCGGCCCGACTACGCTGACGCTGACACACGTAATCAAAATCGCGATGAGCATGGCGATCAGGCGCGTTTTGCCGACCTTTTGCCCAAGCGACTGCGCTGTTTCTTCGTTAAAGCTGAGCACGTCAAGCTGTCTGGCCATCAGGCAGCTCGCTGCCACCCCGAGCAATATCAGCGGCCAACTGAACTGCACCCCTGTCCAGTCGTTTTGCTTCAACGAGCCTGAACCCCAGATGAAGATGCCCTGTGTCGTTTCTTCATTAAACAAAATAATGGCACTGGTCAGCGAAGAAAACACCAGGGTAACGATCATCCCGGACAAAGCTACGCGCACGGGCGTTCCTTTTCGCCCACCCGCCATGTAGTAAACGGCAGCAGCAGCCAGTATCCCTCCCGCCATGGCAAATGGCAGCGGGTACTGGTGCAGGATCGCCGGCCAAAAAACCATTCCGAAAACGACAAACAAATAGGCTCCGGCATTTACGCCCAGCGTCGTTTCCGAAGCAAGCGGATTTCGCGTCACGGTCTGCATCATCGCTCCCGCAACCGCCAAAGCCGCGCCGGATAAGAGCCCCATCACCGTTCTCGGCAGACGGACGCCGTGAATCATCTGATGGTCGGCAATATCTTGTGGGGAGAGGATCGCTTCGATCACGGTACGTACCGAGATGTCAGCCAGTCCTTGTGTCAGGCTGACAAATGTGAGCAACACCAGAAGCACGAGGCCGCCAAGCAGCATCCATAACGGCCTCAAGCCTTCTCTTGAAGAAGAAGGGGCTTGATGGATGCCGCTTGGGGCATCGCTTTCACGCTTGGCCAGACTCATTTCGCCAGCAGATCAGCAGCTTTTTTCGCCATGATTTGTGCGGACAATGGACCGCCGTATGGCCACATGTCGCCGCCCAATGCGTAAATGCGATTTTCTTTGACAAATTTGAGGCCGTTCCAAACCGGGTTGTTTTTCAACTGGTTCTCGATGACGTTGTCATCGTCCTGAATGATGTGCAGGAAGTTGGCATCCTGGAGCGCAGGAAGTGCTTCCACGTCTGTCGTCGTCATTCCGTTCATCTCAAATTTCTTAGGTTTGTATGCGTTGGTCAGTCCGACGCGGTTCAGAATTTGGATCGCGGTAGAGTTGTCCGTGGACAGACGGAATTCTACTGCGTTCTGGTTGCTGTAACCCATGGCGAGTACGATTGGCGTTTTGTCCATGCCAGCTTTGACAATTCGCTCTTTTGCCTCTGCATAAGTTTTGTCGAGCTCTTTCAGCACATTTTCTGCTTCCGCATTTTTGCCCAAAATATCGGCAATTTCCTTAAAAGTGGCAATCAT
It includes:
- a CDS encoding helix-turn-helix domain-containing protein, translating into MRNSRGCHAYVWTAFRKQRLKRGFRLRQLRLEEYVLCYVAEGSGEITVNGKKHGIEAGTLIMLTPAMRIDELSVPSGPLQMYRLHYTRIDAASPAGGKQAAAPGAQKRLAGEAAGAEVFPVASASAFVTKLEELYRLGQEADECLHLRAQSLFYDLLATACEERSARAKGGDSSVAATIDYMKKHFREALDLGALPKLAGLTPSSYCRAFKRAVGMTPGEYLTQLRMEEAKAMLSSSSSANRVKDVARSVGFSDELYFSRLFKKREGLSPQIYMKQAGQRVAIASKLFLQDHFLAIGIQPIAAPSFPNYFPTRTGFPVYLQQRLRGTKALNAERSITPQEVLPLSPDVIVQIDTGQEQGQGEWKKLGETFMFNGYLSWHEYQRQIGTVFNKENQAQRIIDHVQKVEKAAREALLPVTRQGEWTIVRVLENEVRLYGTEGHALTDLYYDKLGFQPDPHVTHASYKPDALMELVRIDPERIILFWSEKEDVERLWPNPLWQSLRAVRENKVYYPESKNWDPWGPLGREYMIEQCTAYFLRAIPSI
- the fhuB gene encoding Fe(3+)-hydroxamate ABC transporter permease FhuB, producing MSLAKRESDAPSGIHQAPSSSREGLRPLWMLLGGLVLLVLLTFVSLTQGLADISVRTVIEAILSPQDIADHQMIHGVRLPRTVMGLLSGAALAVAGAMMQTVTRNPLASETTLGVNAGAYLFVVFGMVFWPAILHQYPLPFAMAGGILAAAAVYYMAGGRKGTPVRVALSGMIVTLVFSSLTSAIILFNEETTQGIFIWGSGSLKQNDWTGVQFSWPLILLGVAASCLMARQLDVLSFNEETAQSLGQKVGKTRLIAMLIAILITCVSVSVVGPIGFIGLVAPHLVRLSGLTRHIWLLPISAIWGAALLVVSDTISRTFINAYGELPAGAITAAIGGPWLIWLAMRVSRKLSGGTGSGAQTSMSVGGWQRKVPYPIVVVILCVLLVLVWMSGLAIGNLYLPWAEIIAVFMGQGNEMYSQLLFELRMPRLLTAMLAGVALAISGSLMQSAVRNPLADPQIVGVTSGASVGAILLLLVFPQFSAWMPLGAMLGGIVSATIVYAVSWRRGLNPIILTLVGIAVAAAGAAFINILIVKAQLLAAPALAWMAGSTYGRGWTEISRLLPAILVLTPLAWWLGRRVDLLAFNDESSIGLGLQVRRTRLAVAVIAVLLASAAVASVGAVGFIGLLAPHAARLLVGAHHRRAVVVSALLGAVLLAASDLLGRVVMIPKDIPSGIVVALLGAPYLFLLMFRAAKVRQS